CATGACTTTCTCAAGGGAAGCTTGACCACCATCTTCAGAGCTGGTGAGACCTGCTGCCTGTCCAGAACACCGTAACTGAACCTGGGGCAGGCGGCTCGTGGTGTTTTTTTATTCGTCATCCAAACATTTGATGTCTTCATTCAACAAATTCACCCAGCATGCACAACTCAGGGTCCACCACCGAACCGTCAGCCCTGTGAAATAATGATACAATTTCTGATGATGGAATAAAAATGGTTTGTTTTGCCCCTGTAGTGAACGATGCTGCAGTTACAGCAACGGAGCCTCCTGCTCAGGCCTCAGCATCAGGACCGCTGCCTCCCACAGCATCAGGACCGCTGCCTCCCACAGCATCAGGACCGCTGCCTCCCACAGCATCAGGACCGCTGCCTCCCTCTCTGCCAGCCACGTCACAGAAATCAGGTAAGACGTGGGCTTGTTTTGCATTATTTCCCCTAAGGAAAAACTGCTGGATCTTGACTTGATGttataatttgtgtgttgtaaTTGTTTTAGCATGCTCCCCATTGTTAACGTTCTCCGTTTCATCTCAGTAAACATCCATCAAAAACAAATACTTAATAGCATATTTATTAAATCATATGGAATTTCTAATGGGATAATAGAATGATTTTAAGTAAAGCTTAACTGCTTTGTATTTAGAAGCCGCATCCATCATGAGTAAGCCGCTGGGCACCACGCCTGATTCATGCACCCCTCATCAGCCTCCACCACCTTCTGCAAGCTCAGGTgcaacacacacagaatgcagTGCAGGAGCAACATATTTTGATTTCTAGTCTTAATGACCTCCGCTTTTCTTTTTGTGCAGTAAAGAAATTGACCTCCTTCAGTGTGGAAAACCCAGCACCTAAAACCAGGgaagaaatgtttaaatgtgaGTGCCTATTTACATCTTTCAAAATTAAAATGCAGGTGCAGAGCCCCAGTCAATATCCCATCACCGATTAATGGCTGAGGGCAGTAATGACTGAACCTCTGAGTCTGTCCGTTTGGAGTTGATAAATTGGCGTGAGATTTGGCCAGTTTGGTTCTCGAGTCCTCTGTACTTATTAGAACATTCCTTTGCCAAGACACACTCTCTGAAAGGTCGTCTGAATGTGAGACAAAGCAAACAATTACTCCTAATTAATTAGGCAATACTGtataattcattaaaatattttgtataATCCTCAAGAATAAAATTTGTTGGTATAACTTCTAATTCTTTCAACATATAATTTGGCTATTATATTTGGTTTTTGTAATAAACAAAAATCATTTCATTTTAGAGCAAGTAGCATTCTGTATTATTTGTTACCTGCTTGTATATCAAAAAAGTAAATCAACCAGACTTTACAGTGCATTATTTTCAAAATCTAAATGAAATGGTCAAGTTTGCAAAAGTGTTATGTTTTCGAAGAATGCCAGTGCAAGGCCTTTTCTTTCAGTCCGCTTCGAGCCTACACTAGACCACAACAGCGAATTTCGTCATATTCGTTTGTCTGACGGGGACCGCAAGGCAACTCTCCGCGCCGAAAACCAGAACTACCCGGACCATGCCGAGCGCTTCCTGTACTGGAGACAGGTCATGTGCCGGGAACCATTGGCTGGAAGCCCTTACTACTGGGAGGTAGAGTGGACCGGCCAGAAGGTACTGCAACACAAATGTTATGCAAAATTATGCGAAATAAGCATTAATATGCATAATTTTTGAAAACTGTAGAAGAGTGTTGGACAATGCAGAGTCATTTTCTCTTCAGGTCACCATCGGCGTGGCATATAAAGACATGGGGCGCTCTGCGTCGGACAACAGCTCCAGGATTGGCTACAACGATCACTCCTGGGGCCTGTACTGGTCAGGCACCTCCTTTTCTCTGTGGCATGATGGGAAGGAGACGACCCTGGCCGCACCCAAGGCACGCTGTGTGGGCATCTACCTGGACCAGCAGGCAGGCGTGCTGGCCTTCTACAGGGTTTTACACAAGCAGGCGCATCAGATCTGCTGCATCGAAACCGAATTCAGTGGCCCTCTCTACCCCAGCTTCCGCTTCTGGTCTGCGGTGGGCTCCACCATCACCCTGTGTCAGCTGGAATAAGAGGGGAAGAAAAACACTGATGAAGGATGATGGCGGTTTGAAGATTCTGGGGGTTTCTTTTTTGGTGGTCACCATCATCTTTGGTTTTGCAGCATGTTTTGTAAAATTCCTCTAATTTTTCAGTAAAAATCTTGCATAAGGTGTCTTAGTGTTGTTGAAAATGCCACACTGTTTTGCATGGCCACTAGAGGGTGTGTATATTTATAACATGATCCAGGGTTTCTGTGAGTTTAATCATCATACAGGCGTGGAGTTTTGGATTGACACTCGTGACATCAGAGGAAATGATTACTAAGATGCACCTGGTTTGTTTCTGCTTACTGCGTTCTAAGTCTCTTAATTTTGTACATCAAAATACATTCTGACCATAAACAGGATGTTTCTCTGTAGATCATAAAAGAATGACTGCAGAAAATCATACTGCATGCTCACTCTGCACACGCGGGCTATATCCTACATTTACCCCCAGTCTACTCTCATGTGGGCTTTAGCCTACTTTTCCCCCAATGTTCTCTCACATGAGCTTCTAGTCTTGCACCCACCCAAAATCGGCACAACATTCTATAGAGGTTCTGAAGACTGCATATGAGAGAGGTTTTCACACCAGCAAACCCATAGTGTCTCTAAAATACAGATTATGTGTCTTAGCTTTTTTAAGGTTCTACAAGACAGTAAATACACTCATCACTTCACTTTGTGGAAGCATACAGGTGGTGTCTACACCACTGTTAACCTGCACAATTTGCTTTCATCCGTAGTCGGTTTTCTGACTATGGGACTCCTGCTGGCCTGGTAATTTGTACAGGACTACTGTCAACCCAGACATTAAACTCTAGCAGGCCTATGGTGGCATTTCAAACCCACAACATCCCCATGAAAGTGCTCTGTTGAGAATGGTCTGCTACCTAAGGAATATTTGGTCAGCATTTGTCCTGTGATCAGAAACGGACACTTGTGCATGCCAACAGTTAAATTGTGGTCTGTATCGTACATAAAATTCAACCAATTCAACAGTAGCCAGTTTGAGCCAGCATGAtgaaggtgtttctaataaagtgagaGATGAGGCTGAGGTGATTCTTTTCTGCTCCTAAGAAAAACAAGGTAGGGCTATAATGTACGGATGATGTGTAATGaatttagttttcaaatatatatatctttGATATCTTGCATAATTTTGTAACGTCCATTTAACCTTTAATTTTATAAAGGCAGTAAATGGAGTTATAAGGTCAGTGTTGGTCACCATATATCTCACCTACTgacaattaaaaacaaaaaatctcACTTCTTTGTTTATTGTGTTAAATTATCCTCACATTTACCAATGTTCTAAGCAGTTCACCTTAATGCACAACATTTCTTGTCCACTAAGTTGTGTCAAAATGATAGAAAAGGTATTCGTACACACTGGGATACATGTACTCCTAAAACAGCTGAAATTAGAAATCTGAAATGAGACTGCTTCAAATCTAATACAAAGAACTGgaagaaaagcagttttaccCAGGTGAATTTTTGCGGAGCTGTTGCTCGGGTTTGGTTGATGCCAGGAACATGAGGAGTAATTCTGTTGGTACAAGAGAGCTGCCCTTGCTCCACGGTGGAAAAAAACATTTCCCACCttaaaaaaagcaaacaacGGATGAAATAATGTATTCAGAAACCGGTCTTTAATCTCGCTTAGACATTCTTGGCCACCGTTATCATGCGAGTCAATGCCCCATTCCCTGTGGAATCCTGATCCAATCACGCTGCCCCACCTCAGTGGGAGTACCATATCCTAAGCTTGAGACAGGTGTATATTGTCTGACATTGTGACCTACATATTAGACTCACCACCAGGAACAAAACGCCAGCGGTTTCACCCATTCCCAGACCTAGAAAAAGCAAGAGGTGGAGCAAACCAAGCCTTTATAGCCATGCCTTCACCTCCATACTGCCTATGGTCGGAGAACATCCATACACAGCAGAATGAGAGGTAAGGCTAATTGCAAGCATTCTTACCTTGGTGAGGAAAATGGATATTTTAAATGGCTGGGAAGTGGCATGTCAGAAATTTTTGTAAACACATCTTCTGGGTGTCACAGTGTTGTCTTTTCTAATCCAGGCCTTGTGTTCTTGTGCCTGTTGGGATACTCACATGCAGACTTCGCCACATTCTCCTGGAATGGCCCTGGCGTACCCACGACCTCTGACCCCAACACTGACAATGGTAAACAAAAGAAGTGAAAGATAAACTTAAAAAGGAAACGTGGCATTTTATGATGCTGAATTGCATGGTTAGTGAGCCAGTCAACGTAGGGCAGATTGAGCCAAACGTTGCACTAAAATCTGGAACTTGAAGTTATCCCACAGCTTTACTTTTGCGTTATTCTGTGGCAGGCCTGAAGCTGACCGTGTTACTTCCTGTCTGCAGTGTGCCTGTCTGACCCGTCGACCTGTGGATGCTGTCTCATGCAGAGGCAGATGTGGAACATGGAGAATTTATTCAACCTGACCTTAGAAGATTTCCAGAAGAATCTGGACCATACTCAGAGCATCATTAACAACATGCGCTGTGAGCCACTCATCCCTTCCCAGAATAGTCTGAATCTCATATTATCTAAAAGCCAACATCTCCCACGCTGTACTCTAATAACACATGACAGCTATTAAGGTCagaattatgcaaattaggatCCACTAGCCTAGGTTGGTATTACTTATAgccacgctctctctctctccctttccagcAAGCCGCAGCGCCTTCTCGGTGGCCCTGACGGACACCCGGCGCTGCGTGGGTCCGTACGCAAATGACGTGGTGGTGAAATACCGCAGCGTGTTCATCAACCTGGGCGACGGTTACGACACCAGCACGGGCGCCTTCACGGTGCCGCGCTCCGGCGTCTACGTCTTCGCTCTCACCGCCTACAGCGACTCGGGCGCGCCCGGCTTCCTTCTGGCCGCCTGCGTCCACCTGCGAAAGAACGGGATCACGATCGCGGGGCTGGATGAGTACAACAACCAGGACCAGGAGGACAGTGCCACCGTAGTCCTGGCCAAACAGATGCAAACCGGGGACCAGGTGGACGTGACCCTGCTTGCTTCGTGCTACCTGTGTGATGACAGCAGCCACTACAACACCTTCACCGGCTTCCTGCTTTATGCTACAGATTAAAAGCCAAAGCTAGTCCTACCCAGTCTTCCACATGGGGGGTTTGgacctccacccccttctcaGATCTGTTCTGTGCTCTGCTACACCATATTTTAACCCATGGCTTTGCGTTACCTCTCATAAGTCCCTGTGTGTTATATGTGCGGGGCTATATACCACAATAGTCATCTTAAATATCAAAGTCTAAAGGGTCTTCCCATTGTCACTGCACTCCAGGGGAAACCCAGCAGATCAAATGTACAGTCTTTATACTGGGTAAATGAATAGCCCAATAAATATCagatcctcttcttcctcttctcctcttcctcctaaTTGTTTAGCCCTTAAGTTAATGTCCAGTCATATGGCTTTGCTAATGAATTTCATCAAGTGAATTGGAAataaagctaaaaaaaacaacagaaatgTTTCCTCGAGTAATAATTGTGCTGATATACTAAAATAGGAGAGAACATATAATTGTTTGAAAAAGACTGACAGACAGCTGTACCACTGAAAGAAATGCAGTATATAGAAAACAGAATCAGCAACAACAGCTAATCTTCTTGCCTTAGCAACAGTTGTATATTGGAGCAATGGCACTACATTTAAATCATCATGTTTTGCTTCTTTACAAATCTGATCTAGTAAAGTCTGCCACaatgtttattttacattttaagatgGACAGTGTACAATAAGGGCCAAAGAAGTCACCGATAGACCACTAATATATCTAATAGATCTCACTAATAGAACTCAGGTCTCTGAAATGATGTGTTTAAACATTATGCACTGAAATAAGAATCGATCGAAAAAATAAAAACTGTGCTTGAGGCTCCAGTTCAGGAAACTTTGGCTTTGAATCCTGTTATGAAGAAAAAAATAGCTGCTATAATATCACACAGAATTGCATATGTGTTCTCTGGCCAATCTCACAATCATCAGAAGGGTTCTACTGAACAACAGCAATGCTAATAAAACACCTCCTAACTTTACCCACCTCGCCATTCCTTACAATCTCTTCTAGTGTACAACTCTGCATGTAAAGCATGGGACCATATCCCTCTGTAGTTAAAGCCCAGAATAATGTTTGCTCCATGAGGACCAGTGTCATTTCACGACAAATAAGACAGAACTATTACCAGAACCATataatattaaaaaaaattttaccCAGCACTCCGTGTGTGTACGCAGTGGGGTAACTATTGAGCAATTTACTCTTTCTGATCGAGGCCGTACACATAAccgtttcagttcattcttcctTTGTGATCTCCTTTCCCGTGTTACACAGGACATAGCTACTGTAATATTAAGTGTTGCTCTTTGTGGACTGCAGTCTTCAAATGAACTTTAAATGGTATCATATTTCCCCCGGGTGTGGTCCACACCCTGTTCCCAGAATCAGGATACAGAACCAAACCCTGCATGCACCTCAGCTGGGACTTGGATCAAGAGA
This sequence is a window from Brachyhypopomus gauderio isolate BG-103 chromosome 16, BGAUD_0.2, whole genome shotgun sequence. Protein-coding genes within it:
- the cbln20 gene encoding cerebellin 20 isoform X1, producing MRGLVFLCLLGYSHADFATFSWNGPGVPTTSDPNTDNVCLSDPSTCGCCLMQRQMWNMENLFNLTLEDFQKNLDHTQSIINNMRSSRSAFSVALTDTRRCVGPYANDVVVKYRSVFINLGDGYDTSTGAFTVPRSGVYVFALTAYSDSGAPGFLLAACVHLRKNGITIAGLDEYNNQDQEDSATVVLAKQMQTGDQVDVTLLASCYLCDDSSHYNTFTGFLLYATD
- the cbln20 gene encoding cerebellin 20 isoform X2, producing MRDFATFSWNGPGVPTTSDPNTDNVCLSDPSTCGCCLMQRQMWNMENLFNLTLEDFQKNLDHTQSIINNMRSSRSAFSVALTDTRRCVGPYANDVVVKYRSVFINLGDGYDTSTGAFTVPRSGVYVFALTAYSDSGAPGFLLAACVHLRKNGITIAGLDEYNNQDQEDSATVVLAKQMQTGDQVDVTLLASCYLCDDSSHYNTFTGFLLYATD